In Kutzneria kofuensis, the DNA window ATCAAGAATGCGGCTGCTGCAGATCCTGCAACGGCGCTGCCTCGACCTCGGTGTGGACGTCCGGTTCCAGTCGGTCGCGCCGACCGCCGCCGAGCTGTCCGCCCAGTACGACCTCGTGGTCGCCGCTGACGGCGTGAATTCGCTTACGCGGACGGCTTTCGCCGACGTTTTCCAGCCTTCGCTGGACATGCGCAACTGCCGGTACATGTGGCTCGGCACCGACCGTGTGTTCGAGGCGTTCACGTTCATCATCGCCGAGACGCAGTACGGGCCGATGCAGGTGCACGCCTACCCGTTCAGCGACGACCGCAGCACCTTCATCGTCGAGATGACCGAGCGCACCTGGCAGGCGTCGGACCTCACCGACGAGTGCGGGCCGATGCGCCTCGCCGAGCTGCTCGCCGACCACCTCGGCGGCCACAAGCTGATCACCAACAACTCCAAGTGGCTGCGCTTCACCACCGTGCGCAACCAGACGTGGCGGCACGGCAACATCGTGCTGCTCGGCGACGCCGCGCACACCGCCCACTTCTCCATCGGCTCCGGCACCAAGCTGGCCATGGAGGACGCTCTGGCATTGGCCGCGAACCTCCAGCGGCACAGCGACATTCCTACGGCGCTGGAGCGGTACGAGGCCGACCGGCGGCCAGTGGTGGAATCCACGCAGCGGGCCGCGCAGGCGAGCCTGGAGTGGTTCGAGACGATCGAACACGCCGTCGGCAAGGCCCCCGAGCAGTTTGCGTTCAACCTGCTCACCCGCAGTCGTCGAGTAACCTACGACAACCTCCGGCAGCGGGATCCGGAGTACGTCGCCAGGCTGGACAGCTGGTTCGGTGACGGCAACCCGCCGCTGTTCCAGCCGTACGAGCTGGGGAACGTCCGGCTGCGCAACAGGATCGTCAGCGCACCGATCACTGTGGACTGTGCTGTTGACGGTGCTCCCGGTGACGCCGAGTTCGCGCACCTGGCCGGCAAGGCGCTCGGCGGCTCCGGGCTGGTGCTCACCGGGCGGACCGCCGTCAGCGCCGAGGGACGCAAGACTCCCGGCTGCACCGGGCTCTACACCGACGAGCACGTCCGGGCTTGGCGGCGGATCACCGATTTCGTCCACGAGCACACGGGTTCCCTGATCGGCGTGCAACTCAGCCACGCCTCCCGGGACCTCTCGCTGCCGGTGGGGGACATCGCGGCCCAGTTCGCCCAGGCCGCTCGACGGGCCGTCGCCGCCGGCTTTGACGTCGTCGAACTCCAAGCGGGGCATGGGAATCTGCTGTCCGTGCACCTCTCGCCGCTGACGAATCCCGGGTTCGACCGGTCGTTCCCGCTGCGGGTGCTGGACGCCGTGCTCGGTGATCTGCCGGTGATCGTCCGGATCTCGGCCGTCGACTGGGCGCCCGGCGGCACCACCATCGAGGACGCCGTCGAGACCGCGGCGGCCTTCATGTCTCACGGGGCGGCGGCGATCGACGTCTCCAGCGGCGAAGTCGTGCCGCACGAGAAGCCCGCCTACGGCCGCAGCTACCAAACCCCGTTCGCCGAACGGATCCGTGCCGACGTCGGCGCGCCGACCATCGCCGTCGGCGGCATTTCCTCCTACGACGACGCGAATTCCATCGTACTCGCCGGTCGCGCCGACCTCGTCGCCATCGGCCACGCGCAGCTGCACGACCCGTCCTGGCCACTGCACGCCGCCGCGTCGCTCGACTACACCGGCGACGGCGCCTTCTGGCCCTCGATGCATCGGGCCGGCCGCCGGCGACCCCTGTCCGCCGGCCGTGCCCGTCCGCAGCTTTCCCTGCACACCACCGAGGATCTGGTGCACCGACGCTGGAGGGCCCATGGATGAGTTCCCGCGGTTCACCGCCGCCGCCGTGCAGGCCGCGCCCGTCTACCTGGACGCTGCCGCGACCGTCGACAAGGCCGTGTCGCTGATCCACGAGGCCGCCGCCAACGGCGCTGCCCTGGTCGCGTTCCCCGAGGTCTTCGTGCCCGGTTATCCGTACTGGAACTGGACCATGAACCCCGTCGACGGATCACCTTGGTACGAAAGGCTTTACCGCTCGGCCATCGACGTCCCCGGCCCACACGTCGAGACCCTGTGCTCCGCCGCGGCGGCCACCGGCTGCACGGTTGTCATCGGCGTCAACGAACGCGGCCCGCACAGCCTCGGCGTGCTCTACAACAGCGTCCTGATCATCGGCCCCGACGGCACTCTCCTGGGCGTGCACAGGAAACTGGTGCCCACCTGGGCCGAGAAGCTCACGTGGACCAACGGCGACGCCAGTTCCCTTCGGGTGCACCGGACCCCGGTCGGTCCGCTCGGCGCGCTGGCGTGCGGTGAGAACACCAACACCCTGGCCCGCTTCACCCTGCTCGCCCAGGGTGAACTCGTCCACGTGGCCAACTACATCTCGCTGCCCGTCGCCCCGGCCGACTACGACATGTCCGAGGCCATCGCCATCCGCACCGCCGCGCATTGCTTCGAGGGCAAGCTGTTCTCCGTCGTCTCCTGCTCCACCGTCACCGAGGAGATGATCGAGATCGCCGCCGGCGACAACGCCGTGATCGCCGAGCGCATGCGCCGCAAGCGCAGTGCCCTGTCCGGCGTCTTCGGCCCGGACGGCCGGCCGCTGGTCGACCCGCTCGTCGACGAAGAGGGCATCGTCTACGCCGAGATCGACCTGTCCCGGTGCATCCAGCCCAAGCAGATGCACGACATCATCGGACATTACAACCGTTTCGACATCTTCCACCTCACCGTCGACAACACGCCCCGGGCGCCGATCACCTTCACCGCCTAGTGTTGGCGGCATGAGTTCCACAACGATCGGCTCCCTCTCCGTCGGTCCGCTCTGCCTCGGCACGAACGTGTTCGGCCGCTCCGTGGACAGCCCTGCCGCGGCCCGCATCCTGGACGCGTTCGTCGAGGGCGGCGGCGACCACGTGGACACGGCCGACCTGTACGGCGGTGGCCTGTCGGAGACCTACATCGGCGAGTGGCTGGCCGGGCGGGGCAAGCGCGACGACGTCGTGATCGCGACCAAGGTCGGCTGGCCGGACAACGAGGTGCACCGCGGACTGCGGCCGGCGACCATCCGCGCGGCGGTGGACGACTGCCTGCGGCGACTGCGAACCGACCGGATCGACCTGCTCTACACCCACCACGACGACGAGTCGGTGAGCATCCCCGACATCATCAGCACGCTGGACGAGCTGGTCCGGGCCGGCAAGGTGCGGGAGATCGCCGCCTCCAACCTGTCGCCCGAGCGGCTGACCGAGTCGATGGAGTTCTCCGCCGCCGAGGGCAAGGCCGCCTATGTGGCGCTGCAGCCGCACTACAGCCTGATGTCCCGCGACACCTACGAGGGGCCGCTGGCCGACGTCGCCGAGAAGTTCGATCTGGCCGTGTTCCCGTACTTCTCGCTGGCCATGGGCTTCCTCACCGGCAAGCACCGTCCCGGCGTGCAGGCCGACTCGGCCCGTTCGGCCGGCGTCGCCCGGTATGTGGACTCCGAGCGGGGCCGGAAGGTGCTGGCCGCCCTGGACGCCATCGCGGCCAGGACCGGCGCCGAGCCGGCGTCGATCGCCCTGGCCTGGCTCAGCTCACGCAAGCAGGTCGCCGCCCCGATCGCCAGCGCCCGGAAGCTGGAGCAGCTCCCGGCCCTGCTGGCCGCGGCGTCGCTGAAGCTGACCCCGGCCCAGCTGGACGCCCTCACGGTGGCCTCCGCCTGACCCCTTCATCCACGTCGTGAAGTTAGGAAGGGACCATTCCTATACTCCGAGTTGAGGAATGGTCCGTTCCAAGCATGCCGAATTGACAAACTCCGTTGCCGAAACTGCAATGGAGGCGTGGCCGATGACCTGGAGCAGGTGCTGACGGAGGTGGGGCCCCGGCTGCGGGCCCTGCGGGAGAGTCGGAGCGTCACGCTGGCGGCGCTGTCCAAGGCCACCGGTATCTCGGTGAGCACGCTGTCCCGCCTGGAGTCCGGGGGCCGCCGGCCCAGCCTGGAGCTGCTGCTCCCGCTGGCCAAGGCGCACCGGGTGCCCCTCGACGAGTTGGTCGGCGCGCCGCCGACCGGCGACCCGAGGGTGCACCTGCAGCCGATCCGGCGGGGCAACGAGACGATCATCCCGCTGAACCGCCAGCCCGGCGGCCTCCGCGCGTTCAAGCACATCATCCCGGCGGGCACCCGCCTGGCGCCGGAGCTGAAGACGCACGAGGGCTACGAGTGGCTGTACGTGCTGGCCGGCCGGCTGCGGCTGGTCCTCGGCGAGCACGACGTCGTGCTGAAGACGGGCGAGGTGGCGGAGTTCGACACGCACGTGCCGCACTGGTTCGGCAACGGCGACGACCGCCCGGTGGAGGTCCTGAGCCTGTTCGGCCCGCAGGGCGAGCGCATGCACGTCCGCGCCGCGCCGAAGGGTTCTGGAGTGGACGGTCGGTAAACTGGGGACATGTCCGAGCGCCTGACCGCCAAGGGACGGGCCACCCGCGACCGGATCGTCTCGACGGCCGCGACGCTGATGTTCGAACGGGGCGTCGCCGGCACCAGCACCGAGGACGTGCAGGCGGCCGCCGGGGTCAGCACGTCCCAGATCTACCACTACTTCCGCGACAAGAAGGCCCTCGTACGGGCGGTGATCGCGCACCAGACCGAGGTGGTGGTCGGTCACCAGGAGGCGGTGCTGGCGGCGCTGGACTCGATGGCGTCGCTGCGGGCCTGGGCGGACGCCATCGTCGCGCTGCAGCGGCGGCTGGAGTGCAAGGGCGGCTGCCCGATCGGCTCGCTGGGCGCGGAGATCGCCGAGCACGACGCCGACGCCCGCGCCGACGTCGTGGCCGGCTTCGACCGCTGGGAGCGGGCGATCCGGGACGGCCTGCACGCCATGCGCGACCGCGGCGAGCTGCGCCGCGAGGCCGACCCGGACCGGCTGGCGATCATGCTGTTGGCGACGCTGCAGGGCGCGCTGGCGCTGACCCAGCTTCGGCGCGACACCGTGCTGCTGCGCATCGCGCTGACCGAGGCGATCGATCACATCGAGTCGTTCACGGCCTGATCCGGTCGAGCGCGGCCAGGATGTCCGGGACCTCGCTGCGAGTCGTGTAGTTCGGGTGCACGTCGATCCAGCGGATGACGCCGTCCGCGTCGAGCACCACGGTGGTGGGCATCGGCAGCGTGGTCGTGCCGTCCGCGTTGACGGTGGTGAGGTCCAGCCCCAGCGCCTGCTGCGCCTCGCGGGCGCCGTCGGCCGGCGCGGTGAGGATGCCCAGCTTGCCGGCGATCTGGTTGCCCGGGTCGGACACCACGGCGTAGGTCAGGGCGTTGGTCTCCTGCATGCTCAGCGAGCCGTCCGGCTTCTGCGGGCTGAGGGCGACCATGGTTGCGCCACGCGCGGTCAGTTCCGGCACCAGCTCCTGTTCGTACGCCCGGAGTGCGACGTTGCAGTACGGGCACCAGGCGCCCCGGTAGAATACCACGACCGCCGGCTTGCCGCCGGTGACCTGGGCCAGCGTGGTCGGCTCGCCCTGGGCGTCCAGCAGCTCGCCGTCCGGCATCGCGGTGCCCGGCTCGGCGAAGCCGGACGGCGTTCCCGCGGCGTCCAGGCCGGCTTGTTCCTCGGTGAACCGGTCGCGCAGCTCGGCCGGCATCTTGCCCATCGCGCCCTGTTGCAGTGCCTCGACCTGGTCGGCAATCGACCCCATGGTCCCCAGCCTTCCCTCTTGGAGTGTTTACTCCATTCCACTCCGCCATTTTTG includes these proteins:
- a CDS encoding carbon-nitrogen hydrolase family protein; translation: MDEFPRFTAAAVQAAPVYLDAAATVDKAVSLIHEAAANGAALVAFPEVFVPGYPYWNWTMNPVDGSPWYERLYRSAIDVPGPHVETLCSAAAATGCTVVIGVNERGPHSLGVLYNSVLIIGPDGTLLGVHRKLVPTWAEKLTWTNGDASSLRVHRTPVGPLGALACGENTNTLARFTLLAQGELVHVANYISLPVAPADYDMSEAIAIRTAAHCFEGKLFSVVSCSTVTEEMIEIAAGDNAVIAERMRRKRSALSGVFGPDGRPLVDPLVDEEGIVYAEIDLSRCIQPKQMHDIIGHYNRFDIFHLTVDNTPRAPITFTA
- a CDS encoding aldo/keto reductase translates to MSSTTIGSLSVGPLCLGTNVFGRSVDSPAAARILDAFVEGGGDHVDTADLYGGGLSETYIGEWLAGRGKRDDVVIATKVGWPDNEVHRGLRPATIRAAVDDCLRRLRTDRIDLLYTHHDDESVSIPDIISTLDELVRAGKVREIAASNLSPERLTESMEFSAAEGKAAYVALQPHYSLMSRDTYEGPLADVAEKFDLAVFPYFSLAMGFLTGKHRPGVQADSARSAGVARYVDSERGRKVLAALDAIAARTGAEPASIALAWLSSRKQVAAPIASARKLEQLPALLAAASLKLTPAQLDALTVASA
- a CDS encoding helix-turn-helix domain-containing protein produces the protein MADDLEQVLTEVGPRLRALRESRSVTLAALSKATGISVSTLSRLESGGRRPSLELLLPLAKAHRVPLDELVGAPPTGDPRVHLQPIRRGNETIIPLNRQPGGLRAFKHIIPAGTRLAPELKTHEGYEWLYVLAGRLRLVLGEHDVVLKTGEVAEFDTHVPHWFGNGDDRPVEVLSLFGPQGERMHVRAAPKGSGVDGR
- a CDS encoding TetR/AcrR family transcriptional regulator; this translates as MSERLTAKGRATRDRIVSTAATLMFERGVAGTSTEDVQAAAGVSTSQIYHYFRDKKALVRAVIAHQTEVVVGHQEAVLAALDSMASLRAWADAIVALQRRLECKGGCPIGSLGAEIAEHDADARADVVAGFDRWERAIRDGLHAMRDRGELRREADPDRLAIMLLATLQGALALTQLRRDTVLLRIALTEAIDHIESFTA
- a CDS encoding peroxiredoxin-like family protein; translation: MGSIADQVEALQQGAMGKMPAELRDRFTEEQAGLDAAGTPSGFAEPGTAMPDGELLDAQGEPTTLAQVTGGKPAVVVFYRGAWCPYCNVALRAYEQELVPELTARGATMVALSPQKPDGSLSMQETNALTYAVVSDPGNQIAGKLGILTAPADGAREAQQALGLDLTTVNADGTTTLPMPTTVVLDADGVIRWIDVHPNYTTRSEVPDILAALDRIRP
- a CDS encoding oxidoreductase yields the protein MSRYGVIGGGPAGLYFAALAKSLDPTREITVWERNAPDDTFGFGVVFSDETLDGIAAADPEIFAAMESEFARWSDIDIRYRGRVETSGGHGFAAISRMRLLQILQRRCLDLGVDVRFQSVAPTAAELSAQYDLVVAADGVNSLTRTAFADVFQPSLDMRNCRYMWLGTDRVFEAFTFIIAETQYGPMQVHAYPFSDDRSTFIVEMTERTWQASDLTDECGPMRLAELLADHLGGHKLITNNSKWLRFTTVRNQTWRHGNIVLLGDAAHTAHFSIGSGTKLAMEDALALAANLQRHSDIPTALERYEADRRPVVESTQRAAQASLEWFETIEHAVGKAPEQFAFNLLTRSRRVTYDNLRQRDPEYVARLDSWFGDGNPPLFQPYELGNVRLRNRIVSAPITVDCAVDGAPGDAEFAHLAGKALGGSGLVLTGRTAVSAEGRKTPGCTGLYTDEHVRAWRRITDFVHEHTGSLIGVQLSHASRDLSLPVGDIAAQFAQAARRAVAAGFDVVELQAGHGNLLSVHLSPLTNPGFDRSFPLRVLDAVLGDLPVIVRISAVDWAPGGTTIEDAVETAAAFMSHGAAAIDVSSGEVVPHEKPAYGRSYQTPFAERIRADVGAPTIAVGGISSYDDANSIVLAGRADLVAIGHAQLHDPSWPLHAAASLDYTGDGAFWPSMHRAGRRRPLSAGRARPQLSLHTTEDLVHRRWRAHG